A single region of the Erythrobacter sp. HL-111 genome encodes:
- the moaB gene encoding molybdenum cofactor biosynthesis protein B: protein MAIDEGRDFVPIRIAVLTVSDTRTADTDTSGDILAQRIAAAGHILTARAIERDDANLLVERLDGWIDDPSIDAVIATGGTGLTGRDVTPEALAMIEGAREIPGFGELFRWISFRTIGTSTIQSRASAIVARGTYIFALPGSNGAVKDGWDNILAEQLDARNRPCNFVELMPRLRES from the coding sequence ATGGCGATCGACGAGGGCAGGGACTTCGTGCCGATCCGCATCGCGGTGCTCACGGTTTCCGACACGCGCACCGCCGACACCGACACCTCGGGCGACATCCTCGCCCAGCGCATCGCGGCGGCAGGCCACATTCTCACCGCCCGCGCGATCGAGCGGGATGACGCAAACCTGCTGGTGGAGCGCCTCGACGGCTGGATCGACGATCCCTCGATCGACGCGGTCATCGCTACAGGCGGCACGGGCCTCACCGGCCGCGACGTGACGCCCGAAGCGCTGGCGATGATCGAGGGCGCGCGCGAAATCCCCGGGTTCGGCGAATTGTTCCGCTGGATCAGTTTCCGCACCATCGGCACCAGCACGATCCAGTCGCGCGCCTCAGCGATCGTAGCGCGCGGGACCTACATCTTCGCCCTCCCCGGCTCGAACGGGGCGGTGAAGGACGGCTGGGACAACATCCTCGCCGAACAGCTCGACGCGCGCAACCGGCCCTGCAACTTCGTCGAACTGATGCCCCGCCTGCGCGAAAGCTGA